The genomic segment GCGCTGCCCTCGTCCGGTGTCAGCGCGTAGGCGCCCTTCTTGTCGAAGCCGAGCGGGTTGACGCAGTCGACGACGAGCTTCCCGGTCAGCTCCTCGCGCAGCGACTCCAGGGTCTTGGCGTGTCCTTCCCACGGCACGGCGACGATCACGATGTCGCTGCGCCGCGCGCACTCGGCGTTGTCCGCGCCCTCGACCCCGTGGCCCAGCTCGGCGGCGGCGGTGCCCGCCCGTCCGGCGTCCCGGGAGCCGATGATCACGCGCTGTCCGGCGCGGGCGAGCCGGTAGGCGAGGCCCCGGCCCTGCGGCCCCGTGCCGCCGAGCACGCCGACGGTCAGGTCCGAGACGTCGGGGAGGTCCCAGGGGTCCTTGGCGGGGGGCTTGGGCGCGCTGCCACTGTCATGGGTAGTCATGCGCCCGACATTACTGCCAGGTACGGAAGCGTGCGCCGGCAGACTCGGGGGC from the Streptomyces sp. AM 4-1-1 genome contains:
- the npdG gene encoding NADPH-dependent F420 reductase, whose amino-acid sequence is MTTHDSGSAPKPPAKDPWDLPDVSDLTVGVLGGTGPQGRGLAYRLARAGQRVIIGSRDAGRAGTAAAELGHGVEGADNAECARRSDIVIVAVPWEGHAKTLESLREELTGKLVVDCVNPLGFDKKGAYALTPDEGSAAQQAAALLPDSRVTAAFHHLSAVLLQDPEIEEIDTDVMVLGEARADTDIVQALAGRIPGMRGIFAGRLRNAHQVESLVANLISVNRRYKAHAGLRTTDV